TGACTTCGCCCTGAACATTTACTGAAAATTTAATACCAGACTCATTTACATCAGGGCCCAATACCTGAACACCCATTTGCTTGCACTCTTCCATAAAAAAGGCTACCTGTTTGATATCGTTCATATTGTTAGACAATACTGCGGCCATATATTCTGCCGGATAATGGGCTTTCAAATAGGCTGTCTGATAGGCGATCCATGCATAACAGGTAGAGTGTGATTTGTTGAAAGCATAAGAAGCAAAAGCCTCCCAGTCTTTCCATATTTTCTCCAGCACTGTTGCATCGTGACCTTTCGCTGCCGCCTGTTTCACAAATTTAGGCTTCATCTTATCCAGCACGTCCTTTTGTTTTTTACCCATTGCCTTACGCAACACGTCGGCCTCGCCCTTGGTAAACCCAGCAAGCTTCTGCGACAGGAGCATCACCTGCTCCTGGTAAACGGTAATTCCGTAGGTCTCTTTTAAATACTCCTCACAGGCATCCAGATCGTACTTGATCTCTTCCTCACCATTTTTCCTGCGAACAAAACTTGGGATGTACTCCAGCGGTCCCGGACGGTATAAGGCGTTCATGGCAATCAAATCCCCAAATACAGTTGGCTTCAACTCTTTCATGTATTTTTGCATACCCGTACTCTCGTACTGGAAAATACCGATGGTTTCACCTCTCTGGAAAAGCTCATAAGTCTTTTCATCATCAATAGGGAAATTGTCCGGGTCAAGCACAATTCCATGCCTGGATTTCACCAGCTTAACTGTGTCCTTAATTAGGGTTAATGTTTTAAGCCCTAAAAAGTCCATTTTCAACAACCCGGCACTTTCTACCACCGAGTTGTCAAATTGCGTAACGTAGAGATCAGAATCTTTTGCTGTAGCTACCGGAACAAAATTGGTAATGTCGCTTGGCGTAATGATTACCCCACAGGCGTGAATCCCGGTATTCCTCAGAGACCCTTCCAGAACCTGCGCCTGCTCAATCGTTTTAGCTCCCAGATCTTTAGCTACAGCCAGATTTTTGAGTTCTACTACCTTTTCATATTCATCGGCACGAAGCGCCTCTTTAAGGCTTTTCTCATCAAGGTTAAAGATCTTGGCCAACTTCATGTTTGGAATGAGCTTAGCGATCTTTTCTGCCTCAAAAAGCGGCAGATCAAGCACCCTGGCCGTATCCTTTACAGATGACTTTGCAGCCATTGTACCATAAGTAATGATCTGGGCTACCTGGTTGGATCCATACTTCTTAATTACATAATCCATTACACGTCCCCGGCCTTCATCGTCAAAATCGATGTCAATATCGGGCATGGATACCCGGTCAGGATTCAGGAAACGCTCAAAAAGCAGATCATATTTAATCGGGTCTATATTGGTAATCCCAAGACAGTAGGCCACAGCCGAACCTGCAGCCGAACCCCTTCCAGGTCCAACCGAAACATCCAGGTTCCTGGCCTCGGCTATAAAATCCTGAACAATTAGAAAATACCCCGGATACCCGGTTTTCTCAATGGTCTGCAACTCAAAATCCAACCGCTCTTTAATATCATCCGTAATTTCGCCATACCGCTTTTTAGCACCCACATAAGTAAGATGGGCAAGGAATTTGTTCTCGCCCCGCTTACCACCGTCCTCTTCGTCCTCCTTCACCAGAAACTCTTCGGGAATGTCGAACTTAGGTAAAAGTACTTCCCTGGCAAGTTTATAGATTTCTATTTTATCGATTATTTGCTGGATGTTTACAATCGCCTCCGGCAAATCTGCAAAGAGGTTCTTCATTTCCTCCTGCGATTTGAAATAATACTCCTGGTTCGGCAGGCCAAAACGGAACCCACGTCCGCGACCTATAGGAGTGGCCTGTTTTTCACCGTCCTTTACGCACAATAAAATATCATGTGCATTGGCGTCTTTTTTATTGATGTAATAGGTGTTGTTGGTTGCAATAAGTTTTACATCATGTCTTTTTGCAAGGGTAACCAAAGAAGTATTCACAATGTCCTCATCTTCTTGGTTATGGCGCATGAGTTCAATGTAAAAATCAGTACCAAATTGTTCTTTCCACCAAATCAGGGCCTCTTCGGCCTGTTTTTCGCCCAGGTTTAGCAATTTACTGGAAATCTCTCCGTATAAGTTACCTGACAAAACGATAATATCTTCCTTATACTGTTCAACAATGGCCTTGTCTATCCTTGGGATATAATAAAATCCCTTGGTATAGGCAATAGACGACATTTTGGCCAGGTTGTGGTAACCATTTTTATTTTTTGCCAGAAATACCACCTGGTAACCGTTATCTTTTCTGCTTTTGTCTTCATGGTTCTCGCACACAAAAAACTCACAGCCTACTATTGGCTTAATGATCTGCTCTTCGGCAACTTCCCCTTTTTCAATGGCTTCAGCGTTTCTGGCCTCTACCCCTTTGTTATGATTCAGTACCTGGTTTACAAAGTGAAATGCCCCCATCATGTTCGCATGATCTGTCATTGCCACTGCCGGCATTTTATGGGCTGCCGTAGCTTTAATGAGTGCGGGAATATTGATAGTAGATTGCAGTACAGAAAATTGGGTATGGTTGTGTAAATGCGCAAAACTTGCAGCAGCCAGTTCACGTTTATTCTCCTCAAGTGTAGTTTTAGACACTTTAGGGGCTTCTGTTTGCTGCAAACGCCTTCTGATTTCATCTGAAGCAGCCTTCAGGTTGATGTGATTTAAACCAACGCGTTCAAATACCTGGGGTGTATTTTGTTTGAAGCGGTTAAGGTAATCCGGGCCCGCCTGCAGCTGTTCCGGACGGAAAGCATCTATTTTTATCAGCTGTAAAAAGCAACGGGTAGTCGCTTCAACATCAGCAGTTGCATTGTGTGCTTCGGCAAAAGGCTCGCCAAACAGGTATTGGTGCAGCTCAGTTAAAGTTGGGAGTTTAAACTTTCCTCCCCTTCCGCCTGGCAGCTTCAATAACTCAGCGGTAGTTTCAGTACAGGTATCCAAAACAGGCATCTGGGCCATTGGGCTTTCTACGCCCATCCGGAAAAACTCGCAGCCCATGATGTTCACATCAAAGCCAATGTTTTGTCCAACAATAAACTTTGCTTTGGACAATGCAATGTTAAATTTCTCTAAAACCTCTGCAAGTTCTATGCCCTGTTCTTCTGCAAGTTCAGTTGAAATACCGTGAATCCTTTCGGCATCGTATGGAATATTAAAACCATCTGGCTTCACCAGGTAGTCCTGGTTTTCAATCAGGTTACCCAGTTCATCATGTAATTGCCAGGCAATCTGGATACACCGTGGCCAATTGTCTGTATCAGTGATTGGTGCGTTCCAATTGCGGGGTAAACCTGTGGTTTCGGTATCGAATATTAAATACATAGCTGTACAAAAATACAGATTTTACCTGCGTTATAAGTTTGCCAATTGAATTTATATTGTAAAAATGAATATAGGTTTAAGCGTGTTCTTTCTCTGGTGTGGGCTGCACCGCCTTATGTTCCTGGGAAACCAGTTTAGCTGTAGGGTAACCTTTTTTTGCACAACGTTCAATCAACTCATTTAACAAGGCTTTATCCATTTCCGGTTTACGTGCCATAATAAAAAGATATTTGTGCTTAGGATGACCAACCACAACATACGAATAATCATCTGCAAGCTCTATAACCCAGTAATCTTCTTTAAATGGCCATACAAACTGAGCTTTAAACCTGGCATTTCTGCTGCCTCTGACCACAAAAAGTTTAGACCTGAAGTATTTACGTTTTTCCTGACCGATCACCTTATAAGTAGTGAACACAGCATAATAACCATCCGGATGAATTACATAAGTTTCAATCGTTTCTCTCCAGTGTTTATCCATAAAAGTAGGAATAGAATACAGGGAAAACCATTTTCCCGCATATGCCATAATATCTACCCCTTGTACAGGTTGGTTTTCCATAAAGTTTCCTCCGATGATCTAGTTTTGGCAAATGTAAATTCTTTATCATAAAACCCCTAAGGAAGAATAAAGTTTTCAAAAGCATTTTTTAAACTCGTGTAATTTTCTAACTTCGAACAGAAGGTAACATACATAAAAAATTAAATATTTATGAAGATAACGGTTGTAGGTGCCGGCGCTGTAGGCGCTACTTGTGCAGATAATATTGCCAGAAAAGAATTAGCCGAAGAATTGATTCTGCTGGACATTAAAGAAGGTTTTGCGGAAGGAAAATCAATAGACATGATGCAGACAGCCGCTTTACTGGGCTTCGATACTAAAATTAAGGGTGTTACCAACGATTACGCCGCCACTGCCGGTTCTGAAGTTGTGGTGATTACCTCAGGCCTGCCCCGCAAGCCTGGAATGACCCGTGAAGAACTTATAGGCACCAATGCCAATATTGTAAAGGGCGTTACAGAAAATATTTTAAAGTATTCACCAGATACCATCATCATTGTGGTTTCCAATCCAATGGACACCATGAATTATTTAACCTTAAAAACATCAGGATTACCTAAAAACCGTATCCTGGGAATGGGAGGAGCATTGGATTCCTCCCGTTTTAAATATTACCTTAGCCAGGAACTGGGTTGCTCTCCTGCAGATCTGAACGCTGTGGTTATTGGCGGACACGGTGATACCACTATGATTCCGCTGATCCAGCATGCGACCTGGAACAGTATTCCCGTTAGCCAGCTGCTAAGCAAGGAGCAGCAAGACAAGGTAGTGGCCGCCACTATGGTTGGTGGGGCTACACTGACAGGCTTAATTGGTACATCGGCTTGGTACGCACCTGGGGCTGGCACTGCGGCAATGGTAGAAAGTATTGTGCGCGATGAAAAGAAATTGATCTCATCCGGCGTTTATCTGGATGGAGAATATGGACAAAAAGACATCTCGCTGGTAGTTCCTGTCATCATTGGCAAAAACGGAGCTGAAAAGATACTTGACTTTAAACTAAGCGAGGCTGAACAGGGGGCTTTCAACAAAAGCGCAGATGCTGTACGCAATATGAATGCGGTATTGACCGATATGAATTAGTGTAGGGGAGTTTTGAATGAGGACAATTGCAGTTCCCCTTACCCTGATCAACTTACAGGACGACGGTTTCCACCTTTTGGTGGAAATTGTTGTTTTTGGACAAAAGTTATTAGCGGTTGTAGATACCGGAGCTTCCAGATCCGTTTTTGACAAATCCTTCATCGAAAGTAACATCAAAGGACTGGAACATACAGAAGAAGCACATGCTACTACCCTTTTTACCACATCAAGTACTTTGCAGGCCAGTATTCCCAAAATTAAAATAGGCAGTCTGATTTTAAAGGACTACGAAGCTGTAGCATTAGACCTTAATGCGGTAAACCAGGCCTACGAAGGTTTGGGACACCCTACCATCATGGCAATTATTGGTGGCGACCTGCTGCTGAAATATCATGCCACGATCAACTACCGAAAAATGAAACTATTTCTTTACAAGACATAAAAAAGGCCCCTTAACAGGGGCCTTTTTGGGCTAAGCATCAATCTTAGCATATTTTGCATTTCTTTCTATAAAATCCCTTCGTGGAGCAACCTCATCTCCCATCAACATAGAGAAAGTATGGTCGCATTCGGCGGCATTTTCTATCGTAGCTTGCATCAGGGTACGTGTCGCAGGATTTAATGTCGTATCCCACAATTGTTCAGCATTCATCTCTCCCAAACCTTTGTAACGTTGGATGTGTACACTTTCTTCCTTACCTGCACCTTTTAAACGCTGCACAGCGGCGTCACGCTGTTTATCATTCCAGCAATATTCAAATTCTTTACCCTTTTTCACCTGGTATAATGGCGGTGCTGCAATGTAAACATAGCCCGCTTCAATAAGTGCTTTCATATACCTGAAGAAGAAAGTCAGAATAAGAGTCGTAATGTGAGATCCGTCGATATCAGCATCCGTCATGATCACGATCTTATGATAACGCAGTTTAGTTAAATTTAAGGCCTTATCATCTTCTTCGGTACCAATACTTACCCCCAATGCAGTGAACATATTTTTGATTTCATCATTTTCATAGATCTTATGCTCCATTGCTTTCTCAACGTTCAGGATTTTTCCCTTTAAAGGTAAAATAGCCTGGAAATTACGGTCCCGTCCTTGTTTGGCAGTACCTCCCGCGGAGTCACCCTCTACCAGGTACAGCTCACATTTTTCCGGATCGCTATCTGAACAGTCGGCCAGTTTGCCAGGTAAACCAGAGCCACCCATTACACTCTTACGCTGAACCATCTCACGCGCCTTACGTGCTGCTGCACGTGCTGTTGCGGCCAGAATAACCTTGTTAACGATCATCTTCGCCTCTTTAGGATTCTCCTCAAGATAAATACCCAGCGCTTCTCCAACGGCAATATCAACCGCGCCCATTACTTCGGAGTTCCCGAGCTTTGTCTTTGTCTGTCCTTCAAACTGAGGCTCCTGTACTTTTACAGAAACTACAGCCGTTAAGCCTTCACGGAAGTCATCACCGGTAATCTCAAACTTGACGTTTTTAAGCAGGCCTGATTTATCGGCGTATGCTTTCAATGTTCTGGTCAAACCCCTTCTGAAACCGGCAATGTGTGTTCCCCCCTCATGGGTATTGATGTTATTTACATACGAATGCACATTCTCGGAATAACTATCGTTGTATTGCAGGGCCAGTTCCACCGGAATGCCGTTTTTAATACCTTCAACATAAATCGGCTCAGGAATCAGCGAAGGGCGTGTTCCATCAAGAAACTGTACAAATTCCTTTAGGCCACCATCTGAATGGAACAATTCCGAAAGAAAAGAACCATCATCCAATACTTCACGTTCATCTGTCAGCGTCAGCTTAATTCCTTTATTCAGGAAGGCCAACTCTCTAAGCCTGCCTGCCAGGGTATCGTAGCGATACTCTAAAGTCTGCGTAAAAATCTCCGGATCGGGCTGAAAGGTCTGTATAGTCCCTGTTTTATCAGACACTCCGATTTCCTTTACATCAAACAAAGGTTTACCACGTTCGTACTCCTGGGTAAATATTTTTCCCTCCCGGTGAACGACAGTTTTCACATGGGTTGATAAGGCATTTACGCAGCTCACCCCCACACCGTGCAAACCACCCGATACCTTGTAGGTATCCTTGTCAAATTTACCTCCTGCATGCAGTACCGTCATAACGATTTCCAATGCAGATTTTCCTTCTTTTGTGTTGATTCCTGTAGGGATACCACGGCCGTTATCCTCAACAGTGATCGAATTTCCTTCGTGGATGGTTACAAAGATATCTGTACAATATCCTGCCAGCGCTTCATCGATTGAATTGTCTACAACCTCATAAACAAGGTGGTGCAAACCTTTAATTCCGGTATCTCCTATATACATAGAAGGGCGCTTACGCACCGCTTCCAAACCTTCCAATACCTGTATATTATCTGCCGAATAATTTGACTTTGGATCTTTTTCTTCGCTCATATTTTTCTATAAAACAATAAGATTCAAATTTAACCAATTATGGTCAATTTAAGGCAAATGTGGATAACTATTTGATCAAATAATGGCTGAAAAACGTTCTAAAAAACATAATCTTTAGGATACTAATTTTGAAATTTTATATTTGCCCCTAATCAACGTTACATTTGACAAATAGAACAATTTACAATAGATGAAAACAACATTCAAATTAAGCAGTATTGCGACAGCGGTTGCCATAGTTTCTGTTATGGCTTCTTGTCAGAACAAAGAAGAAAAGGGGGCTACTGCTAAAACACCAGAGTCTGCAGCAGTTGCAGCTACAGAGAAAATTGTATATGTAAACTCTGATTCATTGCTGACTAAATATCAGTATTTCAAAGACCTCAAAGTAAAGCTGGATGCCAAATCTAAAACGGCACAAACAGACCTTGCCTCCAAACAACAGGCCTTCCAGCGCGAAGTTGCCCAATATCAGCAACAAGCTAATACCCTTCCTGCCGATCAAAGGGCTTCCACAGAAGAAAGATTGGCTCGTAAACAACAGGAATTACAGACATATACCCAAAATGCAGGTGCAGCCCTTCAAAATGAGCAGGCTGCTGAAAATGAGAAGCTATACGATAAAGTTGCGGATTACCTGAAAGGATATGCTAAAAAGAAAGGTTATAAAATGGTACTTACCTATGCCAAGGGAAACAGCGCAATTTTATTTGCTGATGAGAGTTTAGATGTAACCAGCGAGGTGATTATAGGCCTTAATGAAGCCTATAAAACTGATAAAAAATAATACACGCTATGATATTGAAAATGCCCCCGCTTAATCGGGGGCATTTTTTTTGTAGTATATTTAAGTATGAATGAAACGAGTGAACACAAGAAGTTTATGGAAATAGCCATCCGGCTTTCCGAAAAGAATGTACTGGAAGGCATTGGCGGCCCGTTTGGCGCTGTTGTGGTGAGGGCTGGAAAGGTGGTTGCTAAAAGTGCCAACAAAGTAACTTCCTCTAATGATCCCACTGCGCACGCCGAGGTTTCTGCAATAAGACTGGCCTGTAAAAAACTAAAGACCTTCGACTTAAGCGGCTGCACTATTTACACCAGTTGCGAACCCTGTCCAATGTGCCTAAGTGCAATTTACTGGGCAAAAATTGACACCATTTATTACGGAAACACAAAAGTGGATGCTGCAGCCATCGGCTTTAATGACAAATTCATTTATGACGAGCTGGACAAACCAATGCATAAACGCAGCCTTCCAGTTAAACAAATTCTGAGGATGGAAGCACAGAAGGCTTTTAAGTTATGGGACCAAAGTGCCATGCGCATAGACTACTAGATAGGAATTATGAATAGCTATGACCAGAAAATTCGAATAGAGCTGGAATTCTGGAAAAGGGAAATGATGCGCAAGCCTACTTTCCTAAACAAGGTGACTACTGGTGTACAAAAAAAGATAAACGGTTATATTCCCGACAAGGTACATAAAGTCATTACAGAGGCCATCAAGGCGATGGTAAAAACTGTTCTCTATGGCTCAACTTATACTACCAGCCCAATTCCTTCTGAAGGCATGAGTATCCTTCATCGGGAATCCCTTGTACAACAGAAGATAGACAACTATTGTAAGACCGGGGCTGCTGAAGGTGGCATTACCGGGGCCGGGGGATTTTTGATGAGTATGGCTGATTTCCCGATCCTGATTGGAATTAAGTTTAAAATGCTCTTTGAAATTGCTTCTTTATATGGTTTTGATGTGGCCGATTTCAGGGAACGGTTATACCTATTGTACATCTTCCAATTGGCTTTTTCGAGCAAACAAGGTACAACCAAAGTGTTTCTTCACCTTCAAAACTGGGAAGAACAATTACTTACACTCCCCGAAAACCCCGAAAATTTTAACTGGAAAACTTTTCAGCAGGAGTACCGAGATTATATAGACCTGGCCAAGCTGGCTCAGCTGCTTCCGGTAGTGGGTGCTGCAGTTGGTGCAGTTGCCAACTATCAGCTCATTAAAAAACTAGGAAAAACTGCCATGCAGGCCTATAGGATGCGCTTGATCGATCAGCAGCGGTTGATCCTTTAATCTTCCTCAAACATCCCTCCCAGAAGGTCATCGGTTTCACGCCTGTCTTTTTTGGTAGGCCGTCCAGTCCCCCTGTCCCTTCTTAGTGTTGGTGCATGGAACATCGATTTAAAAGCATGAGTTTCCTCAACCGGGGTAATGTCTTTATACTTGGTTACCGCAATCTTAGACTCCACCCTGTTGTACAGCAGTTCAACCACTTCAATCACCTTTTTCTCAATGCCTTTCGACACCTGATATACATCGCCCGGCTTCACAACTGCAGACGGCTTAACGTTCTGTCCATTTAACTTAATACGCCCGGCTTTACAAGCCTCAGTAGCCAGACTTCTGGTTTTAAATAGTCGTATGGCCCATAAATATTTATCTATCCTAAGTTTTTCCTGTTCGGTCATAACGTACCAAAAATAGATAATATTAAAGGATTATGATAAAATTCATTTATTTTGTCAAAAAATAACAAACAATCATGATAGCACAATTAAAAAAGTTAGTAGAGGCCGCTTGGGAAGACAGAACTTTATTAGAATATAGTGAACATTGCGAAGCAATAGAAACTGTAATTATGCAGCTGGACAAAGGAGAGTTGCGCGTTGCAGAACCAATTTTAAACTCCTGGGGTGTAAATGAATGGATAAAAAAAGCCGTGATCCTTTATTTCCCGATCAGACAAATGAAAGTTATTGAAACAGGTCCTTTTGTGTTTCACGACAAAATGAAACTGAAAACCAATTATAAGGACCTGGGTGTGCGCGTAGTTCCTGGTGCAAGCGCCCGTTATGGTGCATACCTGGCAAAAGGCGTAATCATGATGCCATCTTATGTAAACATTGGCGCGTATGTAGATGAAGGCACAATGGTAGATACCTGGGCTACAGTAGGATCATGTGCTCAAATCGGAAAACACGTTCATTTGAGTGGTGGTGTAGGAATCGGTGGTGTACTGGAACCCGTTCAGGCATCTCCTGTAATTATTGAAGACAACTGTTTCCTTGGATCAAGGGCCATTGTAGTAGAAGGTGTAAAAGTAGAGAAAGAAGCCGTATTAGGTGCAAATGTAGTGTTAACAGCATCAACAAAAATCATTGATGTTACCGGACCAACCCCAGTTGAATATAAAGGTATTGTACCAGCCCGTTCTGTGGTAATCCCTGGTTCTTATGCCAAAAAATTCCCGGCAGGAGAATACCAGGTACCATGTGCGTTAATCATTGGCAAGAGAAAAGAATCTACAGACAAAAAAACATCACTGAATGATGCATTGAGAGAAAACAATGTAGCGGTATAAATGAACACTTTAAATGAAGGGGAGAATAGTGTGCTGGTATCCATTGCAATGTGTACCTACAATGGTGAAGTTTTTTTGGATCAACAAATACAATCCATACTCGACCAGAGCCATACCAATCTGGAGCTGGTAATTGTTGACGATTGCTCTAAAGACGGAACCTTTGAGTTGTTGCAGTCCTGGCACACTAAACACCCTTCAAAGTTCAAAATATTCAGGAATGAAAAGAACCTGGGCTACAACAAGAACTTTGAAAAAGCCATTTCCTTGTGCTCAGGAGATTTTATCGCCATATCTGATCAGGATGACATCTGGCTTCCCACCAAAATTGAGAAGCTAATCAAGAGCTTCACAAAAGACAACATTGTACTGAGCCACTGTGCTTCTATCCACCTGTTAGGTAATAAACTAAAATCCAAATCTGGCGTACTGCGCTGGGAAAGGCACTTTTCTGGCAACAACACGTCGAGTCTGTTTTTGTTTAACCAGGTACAAGGACACAATATGATGTTCCGAAAAACACTAGTGCGCTATATTTTACCGCTGCCAGATGATGTATATTACGATTGGTGGATAGCCATTGTAGCTACCTGCTATGGCTGCGTCAGTTCTGTTCCTGAATATCTGGTACAACACCGTCTCCACCGCAACAATGCTTACTTTCAAAAAGGAAAAAAAAGCAAAAAGGAAGATCGGTTATACCTGTTGAACACACTTAAGGCGTTTTCAGGCATCCGGCAAATGGAACCTACCGCTCGTCTCTTTTTAGCCGAACTGATACAACAAATCTCTGCAAGTGTAAATACTTTTAATCATAAATTTGATTTTAAGCTGTTCAAATTCATTCATAAAAACAGGTGGGTCATTTTTGGACACAAAAAAAGATTTTTCCCCGAATGGTCATTGTTAAAAGCTTCTTTTAAATACTCAAAACCTTAACACTTGCGCAATGAATAACTGTAGTCTGATCATTTCAACCTATAACTGGCCCGAAGCGCTGGAGCTTTGCCTGGAAAGTGTGAAAAATCAGTTCGTAAAACCCTTTGAAGTCATCATTGCCGACGATGGTTCTACCCATCAAACTAAATTACTCATAGAAAAGTACCAGAGTGAGGGCTTGTTAAATATAGTACACGTATGGCAGCCCGACAATGGATTTCAGCTTGCCAAGATCAGAAACAAAGCAATTGCAGCAAGTACTGGAGAATATATCATTCAAATTGATGGAGATGTAATCCTACACCGTCATTTTGTAGAAGATCATTTAAATGCCTCAAAAGCAGATTGCTTCATTCAGGGCTCCAGGGTAATGCTGGGCAAGAAAGTTTCGACAAAATTGCTCCGGCAAAAATCCATAGCAATCAACCTGCTTGTTTCCGACATTAAAAGGAAAGAAAATGGTATCCGTTTACTGTGGTTGAGTAAGCTCCTTCAAAAAAAATACAGGAACCGTTATCCTATCTTTTGGGCCAGGGGGGCAAACATGTCGTTCTGGAAAAAGGACCTCCTTCTGGTTAACGGCTATAATGAAAACTTTAGCGGTTGGGGCGATGAGGACAGTGAACTTACTTTACGGCTCTTAAACTCGGGCAAAACAAAACTATACCTTAAATTTGCGGGAATAATCTATCACCTTTATCACCATGAAGATGCCTCTAAAGCCAAATCTTCGAAAAACAGGAGTTTATTGGAGCGCGCATTTTCCGACAAAATTGTATCCACTGATAACGGATTAGATAAATACATTCAGAAATGAAATCAAAAAAAGATACACTTCCTGGTTGTTCACTAATGATTGCTACTTATAACTGGCCGGAAGCCTTGGATCTTTGTTTAATGAGTGTACTTAATCAGCAACATTTACCCAATGAAATCATTATCGCTGATGACGGCTCTACCAACGAAACCAAAGAACTCGTTCAGCGAATTGCCAGGCAAACAACGGTGCCTATT
The sequence above is a segment of the Pedobacter africanus genome. Coding sequences within it:
- a CDS encoding nucleoside deaminase, producing the protein MNETSEHKKFMEIAIRLSEKNVLEGIGGPFGAVVVRAGKVVAKSANKVTSSNDPTAHAEVSAIRLACKKLKTFDLSGCTIYTSCEPCPMCLSAIYWAKIDTIYYGNTKVDAAAIGFNDKFIYDELDKPMHKRSLPVKQILRMEAQKAFKLWDQSAMRIDY
- a CDS encoding glycosyltransferase family 2 protein — its product is MNTLNEGENSVLVSIAMCTYNGEVFLDQQIQSILDQSHTNLELVIVDDCSKDGTFELLQSWHTKHPSKFKIFRNEKNLGYNKNFEKAISLCSGDFIAISDQDDIWLPTKIEKLIKSFTKDNIVLSHCASIHLLGNKLKSKSGVLRWERHFSGNNTSSLFLFNQVQGHNMMFRKTLVRYILPLPDDVYYDWWIAIVATCYGCVSSVPEYLVQHRLHRNNAYFQKGKKSKKEDRLYLLNTLKAFSGIRQMEPTARLFLAELIQQISASVNTFNHKFDFKLFKFIHKNRWVIFGHKKRFFPEWSLLKASFKYSKP
- a CDS encoding EcsC family protein, encoding MNSYDQKIRIELEFWKREMMRKPTFLNKVTTGVQKKINGYIPDKVHKVITEAIKAMVKTVLYGSTYTTSPIPSEGMSILHRESLVQQKIDNYCKTGAAEGGITGAGGFLMSMADFPILIGIKFKMLFEIASLYGFDVADFRERLYLLYIFQLAFSSKQGTTKVFLHLQNWEEQLLTLPENPENFNWKTFQQEYRDYIDLAKLAQLLPVVGAAVGAVANYQLIKKLGKTAMQAYRMRLIDQQRLIL
- a CDS encoding glycosyltransferase family 2 protein; its protein translation is MNNCSLIISTYNWPEALELCLESVKNQFVKPFEVIIADDGSTHQTKLLIEKYQSEGLLNIVHVWQPDNGFQLAKIRNKAIAASTGEYIIQIDGDVILHRHFVEDHLNASKADCFIQGSRVMLGKKVSTKLLRQKSIAINLLVSDIKRKENGIRLLWLSKLLQKKYRNRYPIFWARGANMSFWKKDLLLVNGYNENFSGWGDEDSELTLRLLNSGKTKLYLKFAGIIYHLYHHEDASKAKSSKNRSLLERAFSDKIVSTDNGLDKYIQK
- a CDS encoding RNA-binding S4 domain-containing protein, which translates into the protein MTEQEKLRIDKYLWAIRLFKTRSLATEACKAGRIKLNGQNVKPSAVVKPGDVYQVSKGIEKKVIEVVELLYNRVESKIAVTKYKDITPVEETHAFKSMFHAPTLRRDRGTGRPTKKDRRETDDLLGGMFEED
- a CDS encoding 2,3,4,5-tetrahydropyridine-2,6-dicarboxylate N-succinyltransferase, whose amino-acid sequence is MIAQLKKLVEAAWEDRTLLEYSEHCEAIETVIMQLDKGELRVAEPILNSWGVNEWIKKAVILYFPIRQMKVIETGPFVFHDKMKLKTNYKDLGVRVVPGASARYGAYLAKGVIMMPSYVNIGAYVDEGTMVDTWATVGSCAQIGKHVHLSGGVGIGGVLEPVQASPVIIEDNCFLGSRAIVVEGVKVEKEAVLGANVVLTASTKIIDVTGPTPVEYKGIVPARSVVIPGSYAKKFPAGEYQVPCALIIGKRKESTDKKTSLNDALRENNVAV